A single genomic interval of Leptotrichia trevisanii DSM 22070 harbors:
- the gpmI gene encoding 2,3-bisphosphoglycerate-independent phosphoglycerate mutase produces MKKKPVVLIILDGWGMNHHDNEVDGVKLAHPVNFNNYLKEYPHTELRADGEFVGLPEGQFGNSEVGHTNIGAGRVVYQMLPKISKAIKEGTILENEVLSNIMETTKANGKALHITGLTSDGGVHCHINHIIGLVDMAKKKGLTEVYVHAIMDGRDTAPESGVEYLAQLQKALDELGVGKIATVVGRYYAMDRDNNWDRVELAYNALTSGDGNLAATADEAIRNSYAEGITDEFVKPVKIGSKDNGLIKDGDGVIFANFRPDRARQLTRTFVDPEFTGFARKVYPKVNFATMAQYDATFSSPVAFPPETIVNGFGEVVSEAGLIQVRTAETEKYAHVTFFFNGGKEEPYPGEIRLLSDSPKVATYDLQPEMSAYKVKERLIEELNTGKVDTVVLNFANPDMVGHTGNVDAVIQACQAVDNCTGQIVRKVLELDGAVLITADHGNADLLVNPETGEPHTAHTVNPVPFIFITNDMKDAKLRTDGKLADITPTMLDLLGLEKPAEMDGSTLIIK; encoded by the coding sequence ATGAAGAAAAAACCAGTGGTTTTAATAATTTTGGATGGATGGGGAATGAACCATCATGATAATGAAGTTGATGGGGTGAAATTGGCACATCCAGTTAATTTTAACAATTATCTTAAAGAGTATCCTCATACTGAATTGAGAGCAGATGGAGAATTTGTAGGACTGCCTGAGGGACAGTTTGGAAATTCAGAAGTTGGGCATACAAATATTGGTGCGGGAAGAGTAGTTTATCAAATGCTGCCAAAAATTTCAAAGGCTATTAAAGAAGGTACAATTTTAGAGAATGAAGTGTTATCAAATATTATGGAAACTACAAAAGCGAACGGAAAAGCTTTACATATTACAGGATTGACTTCTGATGGTGGGGTTCATTGTCACATTAACCATATAATTGGATTAGTTGATATGGCTAAGAAAAAAGGCCTTACAGAAGTTTATGTTCATGCGATTATGGATGGAAGAGATACTGCCCCTGAAAGTGGAGTGGAATACTTGGCACAGTTGCAAAAAGCGTTGGATGAACTTGGTGTAGGAAAAATCGCTACAGTTGTTGGAAGATACTATGCAATGGATAGGGATAATAACTGGGACAGAGTGGAACTTGCCTACAATGCCTTGACTTCTGGAGACGGAAACTTGGCTGCTACTGCTGATGAAGCCATTAGAAACTCCTATGCAGAAGGAATTACAGACGAATTTGTAAAACCTGTGAAAATTGGTTCAAAAGACAATGGATTGATTAAAGATGGGGATGGTGTAATTTTTGCAAACTTTAGGCCTGATAGAGCTAGACAGTTGACTAGAACATTTGTTGATCCTGAGTTTACTGGATTTGCAAGAAAAGTTTATCCTAAAGTGAACTTTGCTACAATGGCTCAATATGATGCGACATTCAGTTCACCAGTGGCATTCCCGCCTGAAACAATTGTAAACGGATTTGGGGAAGTGGTATCAGAAGCTGGATTGATTCAAGTAAGAACAGCAGAAACTGAAAAATATGCACACGTTACATTCTTCTTCAACGGTGGAAAAGAAGAACCATATCCAGGGGAAATAAGATTATTGTCTGATTCACCAAAAGTTGCAACTTATGACTTGCAGCCTGAAATGAGTGCTTACAAAGTTAAAGAAAGATTAATTGAAGAGTTAAATACTGGAAAAGTTGATACAGTTGTATTAAACTTTGCAAATCCTGATATGGTTGGACATACAGGAAATGTTGATGCTGTTATTCAGGCTTGTCAAGCTGTGGATAATTGTACGGGACAAATTGTAAGGAAAGTGCTGGAACTTGATGGTGCGGTATTAATTACTGCGGATCACGGAAATGCTGATTTATTGGTAAATCCTGAAACTGGAGAACCTCACACAGCACATACTGTAAATCCAGTTCCATTTATCTTCATTACAAATGATATGAAAGATGCAAAATTGAGAACAGACGGAAAATTGGCTGACATCACTCCAACAATGCTTGATTTATTAGGATTGGAAAAACCGGCTGAAATGGATGGAAGTACATTAATTATAAAATAA
- the rpsT gene encoding 30S ribosomal protein S20, with the protein MAHSKSSKKRVFIGERNAARNQAIRSRTRTFVKKVLTAVEAKNVDEAKSALQVAYKELDKAVTKGVIKKNTASRKKSRLTLKVNSLAN; encoded by the coding sequence ATGGCACACTCAAAATCATCTAAAAAAAGAGTTTTTATCGGTGAAAGAAATGCAGCTAGAAACCAAGCTATTAGAAGCAGAACTAGAACTTTCGTAAAAAAAGTGCTTACTGCTGTTGAAGCTAAAAATGTCGACGAAGCTAAATCAGCATTACAAGTAGCATATAAAGAATTAGATAAAGCTGTAACAAAAGGTGTTATTAAGAAAAACACTGCATCAAGAAAAAAATCTAGATTAACATTAAAAGTTAATTCATTGGCAAATTAA